A region from the Terriglobia bacterium genome encodes:
- the hpnI gene encoding bacteriohopanetetrol glucosamine biosynthesis glycosyltransferase HpnI — MAASILTVTTRLGLLIAILGTISSTVFLALASVAAVRFRRKASKWHVRGEAQNRDELPPVTILKPLCGTEPNLEDNLESFFRLDYPDYEIVFGCRESDDPALEAVANLRAKYPKVTARVVLSGYPVWPNAKVFSLAKMIAASSNDYFVISDSDIRVQPEFLQNVIPPLLDPCNGLVTCMYRGIPAPDFWSKLEALGMSVELPSGVITADMLEGMRFALGAIMAVRRDALEKIGGIAETKDYYSDDFVLGNLVFERSGMNVVLSHYTRVGHVLTAQTFGQTFRTQLRWMRSTRYSRPRGHLGTGLTFSTPFGILGLICAATLKMWPLAIALFAWGYLNRVIQAIVIGWGVVGDRRALAGALFYPVRDLLGFFVWCASYLGGSNFSWRGERYHFTEGGRIVPAAREMDEVLLGR; from the coding sequence ATGGCAGCTTCCATACTGACGGTGACAACGAGGCTCGGGTTACTCATCGCAATCCTGGGCACAATCTCGTCGACGGTGTTCCTCGCATTGGCGAGTGTCGCGGCCGTACGCTTCCGCCGCAAAGCTTCCAAATGGCATGTTCGCGGCGAAGCACAGAACAGGGACGAACTACCCCCAGTCACCATCCTGAAGCCGCTCTGTGGCACGGAACCTAACCTCGAAGACAATCTTGAGAGCTTTTTCCGCCTGGATTATCCGGACTACGAGATTGTCTTCGGCTGTCGTGAATCCGACGACCCTGCGCTCGAGGCAGTTGCAAACCTTCGCGCAAAGTATCCCAAGGTGACCGCACGTGTCGTGCTATCCGGGTATCCGGTGTGGCCGAACGCGAAAGTTTTCTCGCTCGCGAAGATGATCGCGGCGAGCAGCAACGACTATTTCGTCATCAGCGACAGCGACATCCGCGTTCAACCGGAATTCCTGCAGAACGTCATTCCCCCGCTGCTCGATCCGTGCAATGGCCTGGTCACTTGCATGTACCGCGGTATTCCTGCCCCGGATTTCTGGTCGAAGCTGGAGGCCCTCGGCATGTCGGTGGAGTTACCCTCTGGCGTCATCACGGCCGATATGCTGGAGGGAATGCGTTTTGCCCTTGGCGCAATCATGGCGGTACGGCGCGACGCACTCGAGAAAATCGGGGGCATTGCCGAAACCAAGGACTACTACTCCGACGATTTCGTGCTCGGCAATCTTGTGTTCGAACGATCCGGAATGAATGTTGTTCTCTCGCACTACACACGCGTAGGGCACGTGCTCACGGCGCAGACATTCGGCCAGACGTTTCGAACCCAACTGCGCTGGATGCGCAGCACGCGCTATTCGCGTCCGCGAGGCCACCTCGGAACAGGACTCACGTTCTCGACTCCATTTGGGATACTCGGCCTGATTTGTGCGGCGACACTGAAGATGTGGCCGCTGGCGATCGCACTGTTCGCATGGGGATACCTCAACCGGGTAATCCAGGCCATCGTCATAGGGTGGGGCGTAGTTGGCGACCGGCGCGCGCTCGCGGGCGCATTGTTTTATCCGGTTCGCGATCTGCTTGGCTTCTTCGTGTGGTGCGCGAGTTATCTTGGCGGCAGCAATTTCTCGTGGCGCGGCGAAAGGTATCACTTCACTGAAGGCGGAAGAATTGTGCCGGCCGCGCGCGAGATGGATGAAGTCCTGCTAGGCAGATAG
- a CDS encoding glycosyltransferase family 39 protein, translating into MHSSSAQPDLVPAQSPAELIQRHTRTRWHIALILGLWLVLYVPGLFSPALLDDADSVHAEAAREMLLRHDWSTLYINNGFRYLEKAPLMYWGMIVSYKAFGVSEWSARLPVTLGMLGLLLSTYFFARKRFGESAGLYSSVVLATSFGPYIFTRILIPDLLVAWFLLITLDFFLRGLESEKPSKADCWGLAAASALNVLTKGLIGIVFPGGIILGYLILTGNLKHLARMRLVSSFLVFMAIAAPWHIVAGLRNPAAGQARGFFWFYFINEHFLRYLNERFPKDYDTVPLFVFWGMLFLWLVPWSAFAFHALADLPIRPRAWVAGVSSVKSFGSKIASIWRNLASYGQGLPSRERALLLCGMWILFIVGFFSFSSRQEYYNIPALPALAVIIGAWLGKEQKAAPESPIRRSGRRILAAIIAVVVPFFTLAMFLLWKSESVPKGTELSDVLTKNPGEYALSFGHIFDLTPRAMGFFRAPLAISATAVLLGAIVAWWLRRRNFIARSNLAITLMMIVFLQCAHSALVTFAPILSSKSLSQAVERVYKPGDVVVINGAYEDGSTLNFYGHFQLHVINTRDNGNLYYGSLFPDSPKVFENDTSFKRLWDGDRRVFLWTEKDDIPRAVLQTQYFQIAKSGGKYILSNQANSK; encoded by the coding sequence ATGCACTCGTCGAGCGCGCAACCTGATCTCGTCCCGGCCCAGTCTCCCGCGGAATTAATCCAACGCCACACTCGCACCAGGTGGCACATCGCCCTGATCCTTGGTCTGTGGCTTGTCCTCTATGTTCCCGGATTATTTTCCCCTGCTCTGCTGGACGACGCGGATTCCGTGCACGCCGAAGCCGCCCGCGAAATGCTGCTACGGCACGACTGGAGCACCCTGTACATCAACAACGGCTTTCGGTACCTCGAAAAAGCACCGCTCATGTATTGGGGCATGATCGTCAGCTACAAGGCGTTCGGGGTATCAGAGTGGTCAGCGCGCCTCCCCGTCACTCTCGGCATGCTCGGCCTGCTGCTGTCGACATATTTTTTCGCGCGAAAGCGCTTCGGCGAATCCGCGGGCCTGTACAGCTCCGTGGTATTGGCGACGTCTTTTGGCCCATACATCTTCACGCGCATTCTGATACCCGATCTGCTGGTGGCGTGGTTCCTGCTCATTACGCTCGATTTCTTCCTCCGTGGACTGGAATCGGAGAAACCTTCCAAAGCGGACTGCTGGGGGCTTGCGGCGGCATCAGCGCTGAATGTGCTCACAAAGGGGCTGATCGGGATCGTCTTCCCCGGCGGGATCATCCTCGGGTACTTGATTCTGACGGGAAATCTGAAGCACCTCGCCCGCATGCGCCTTGTCTCGAGCTTCCTCGTCTTCATGGCGATCGCCGCGCCTTGGCACATCGTTGCCGGGTTGCGAAATCCGGCCGCGGGGCAAGCGCGCGGTTTCTTCTGGTTCTACTTCATCAATGAACACTTCCTGCGATATCTGAACGAACGTTTCCCGAAAGATTACGACACCGTTCCTCTGTTCGTTTTTTGGGGAATGCTTTTCCTCTGGCTGGTGCCGTGGAGTGCGTTTGCCTTCCATGCCCTGGCAGATCTGCCAATTCGCCCGCGCGCGTGGGTCGCTGGGGTTTCGTCCGTCAAATCATTCGGCTCCAAGATCGCCAGTATCTGGCGCAATCTTGCGAGCTATGGGCAGGGGCTACCGAGCCGCGAACGTGCGCTGCTGCTCTGCGGAATGTGGATTTTGTTCATCGTCGGATTCTTCAGCTTTTCGAGCCGGCAGGAGTACTACAACATTCCCGCGCTCCCGGCGCTGGCAGTGATTATTGGCGCATGGCTCGGAAAAGAGCAGAAAGCCGCGCCGGAAAGTCCGATCCGGCGTTCGGGACGCCGGATTCTCGCGGCTATTATTGCCGTTGTCGTGCCGTTCTTTACGCTGGCGATGTTCTTGCTTTGGAAGTCAGAATCGGTGCCCAAAGGAACCGAGTTGTCTGACGTTCTCACCAAGAATCCCGGTGAATACGCGCTCTCTTTCGGTCACATCTTTGACCTTACGCCGCGCGCCATGGGGTTCTTCCGCGCACCGCTGGCGATCTCGGCGACGGCAGTGTTGCTGGGCGCCATAGTCGCGTGGTGGTTGCGGCGGCGGAATTTCATAGCGCGCTCCAACCTGGCGATCACCCTAATGATGATCGTCTTCCTGCAGTGCGCGCACAGCGCCCTCGTGACCTTCGCTCCGATACTCTCGTCGAAATCGCTCTCGCAAGCGGTGGAACGGGTATACAAACCGGGCGACGTTGTCGTCATAAACGGCGCTTACGAGGACGGATCGACACTCAATTTCTACGGGCATTTCCAGCTACACGTCATTAACACGCGCGACAATGGCAACCTTTATTATGGGTCATTGTTCCCGGATTCACCGAAGGTCTTCGAGAATGACACCTCGTTCAAACGCCTCTGGGACGGCGATAGGCGAGTATTCCTCTGGACCGAGAAGGACGACATCCCGCGAGCCGTGCTACAAACCCAATATTTCCAGATAGCCAAAAGCGGTGGTAAATACATCCTAAGCAATCAGGCCAACAGCAAGTAG
- a CDS encoding SDR family oxidoreductase, which produces MAGTITAGALASAGAVVAAGALVRRLRLADMSGKIVLITGGSRGLGLAIAREFVSLGSRVAICARDQAELERAAVDLRQRGGSVLTIVCDVADREQVGQMVQRVKDEFGQIDVLVNNAGIISVGPIETQTIDDFRETMDVMFWGHVNTIFAVLPEMKRRRSGWIANISSIGGKISVPHLVPYSCAKFASTGLSEGLTAELAKDGIHVTTVIPGLMRTGSHVNAFFKGDHKAEYTWFSLSATSPLSSISARRAARSAVNAIRRGQPELILSIPAKLAVAVHGLLPGTTARLMGLTNRVLPGTGAEDKTRQRGHESESAVTRSPLTELGKRASREYLQNPAS; this is translated from the coding sequence ATGGCAGGTACGATCACCGCAGGCGCCCTGGCCAGTGCGGGAGCGGTCGTCGCGGCCGGTGCACTGGTGCGTCGCCTGCGTTTGGCCGACATGAGCGGAAAAATAGTCCTGATCACCGGAGGCTCGCGCGGGTTAGGACTGGCAATCGCGCGCGAGTTCGTATCGCTCGGCAGCCGGGTAGCAATCTGCGCTCGCGACCAGGCAGAACTCGAACGGGCTGCTGTAGATTTGCGACAGCGTGGCGGCTCGGTCCTCACCATCGTCTGCGACGTCGCCGACCGTGAACAGGTCGGGCAAATGGTTCAGCGCGTCAAAGATGAGTTTGGCCAGATCGATGTACTCGTCAACAATGCCGGCATCATCAGCGTTGGGCCGATCGAAACCCAGACCATCGACGACTTTCGGGAAACCATGGACGTGATGTTCTGGGGCCATGTGAACACGATCTTTGCCGTGCTGCCGGAAATGAAGCGTCGACGGAGCGGCTGGATCGCCAATATCTCTTCAATTGGCGGCAAGATCAGCGTGCCGCACCTGGTGCCCTACTCCTGCGCGAAATTCGCGAGCACCGGATTGTCGGAAGGTCTCACGGCGGAACTGGCGAAGGATGGAATCCACGTAACGACCGTCATTCCCGGCCTGATGCGCACCGGGTCGCACGTGAACGCCTTCTTCAAAGGCGACCACAAGGCGGAGTACACCTGGTTCAGCCTGTCGGCAACAAGTCCGCTGAGTTCCATCAGCGCTCGCCGTGCCGCGCGATCCGCCGTCAATGCCATCCGGCGCGGCCAGCCTGAATTGATCCTCAGCATCCCGGCGAAACTCGCGGTTGCGGTACATGGGCTGCTGCCCGGAACCACCGCGCGCTTAATGGGACTGACAAACCGCGTATTACCGGGTACCGGCGCCGAGGACAAGACACGACAGCGCGGGCACGAGAGCGAGTCGGCGGTCACTCGTTCGCCGCTCACGGAACTTGGCAAGCGCGCCTCGCGCGAGTACCTGCAAAACCCGGCAAGCTGA
- a CDS encoding formate/nitrite transporter family protein — MAEETSTTRRTAHEIFEKVIESAADELKRSSRALAFSGVAGGMGMGLTGLSVAVAQSVLGDGGWQQFAALMFYPLGFVAVIIGRAQLFTENTLFPVALILTERKHVFNTLRLWTVVFLANIGGAMLFALVTMKTGALPYDVGIRLAALGIRSVAGSSGHIFWSAVIGGWIIALMAWTVTASHWTIGQIAVVWMLTVIVGMGRFAHCIATSGEILSAVFTSQVAFSTYGHWLLFATLGNILGGVTFVTLLNFGQVKLEE, encoded by the coding sequence ATGGCCGAAGAGACCTCTACCACTCGACGCACCGCCCACGAGATTTTCGAAAAGGTCATTGAAAGTGCCGCCGATGAATTGAAACGTTCTTCCCGTGCGCTCGCGTTCTCGGGAGTCGCCGGTGGTATGGGCATGGGACTGACGGGACTGTCGGTGGCGGTTGCACAAAGCGTGCTTGGCGACGGAGGCTGGCAGCAGTTTGCGGCGCTAATGTTCTACCCTCTCGGCTTCGTCGCCGTCATCATTGGCCGGGCTCAACTCTTCACAGAAAACACGCTCTTTCCGGTGGCGTTGATCCTGACCGAACGAAAACACGTCTTTAACACCCTGCGATTGTGGACAGTCGTGTTCCTGGCAAACATCGGCGGGGCCATGTTGTTTGCGCTCGTAACGATGAAAACCGGAGCCCTGCCCTATGACGTCGGCATTCGGCTGGCGGCTCTCGGCATCCGCTCGGTTGCGGGCAGTTCCGGGCATATCTTCTGGAGTGCCGTGATTGGCGGTTGGATCATCGCGCTCATGGCGTGGACGGTGACGGCGAGTCACTGGACGATAGGCCAGATTGCGGTGGTCTGGATGCTCACCGTCATCGTTGGGATGGGGCGTTTCGCCCACTGCATTGCCACCAGTGGTGAAATTCTCAGCGCGGTGTTCACCAGCCAGGTCGCGTTTTCAACGTACGGCCACTGGCTGCTGTTTGCCACGCTTGGAAATATCCTCGGCGGAGTCACATTCGTGACCCTGCTCAATTTCGGGCAAGTAAAGCTGGAGGAGTAA
- a CDS encoding Rrf2 family transcriptional regulator: MLSTTSQYAIRALSCLARMQSGETVLGRKLSEEASVPSNYLSKIMLVMRNAGLIEATRGAGGGYRLAVPATEIRLLDIVSLFDSSTTQLECVLGTGVCNDDAPCPAHSRWKQVRNEFVGFLEGTTLAELAEFGPLRIK, from the coding sequence ATGCTTTCCACGACTTCGCAGTACGCGATTCGCGCACTCAGTTGTCTGGCTCGCATGCAGTCTGGCGAAACCGTCCTCGGGCGAAAGCTTTCCGAAGAAGCCTCGGTTCCGTCCAATTACCTTTCCAAGATCATGCTGGTCATGCGCAACGCCGGCCTGATCGAGGCTACTCGTGGTGCCGGTGGCGGCTATCGCCTGGCAGTGCCAGCCACGGAGATCCGGCTGCTGGACATTGTCTCGCTGTTCGACTCCTCCACAACCCAGTTGGAGTGTGTCCTGGGAACCGGAGTGTGTAACGACGATGCACCGTGCCCGGCGCATTCCCGATGGAAGCAAGTGCGGAATGAATTCGTCGGGTTTCTGGAAGGAACTACGCTGGCGGAGTTAGCAGAATTCGGGCCCCTCCGCATCAAGTAA
- a CDS encoding sigma-54 dependent transcriptional regulator, with amino-acid sequence MPAEKVLIVDDEKLVRWTLRQKCQEWGYQVLEAETGTAGLRLIHSESPDLVLLDVRLPDINGLQVLEQLKQNGEMPRAVIMITADARVDDVKSAIKLGAYDFVEKAPDFHDALEVTIKNALEATRLRSEVESLRGEVRRRSGFHDVIGTSGKMTELMSFVRKIAVSEATTILIQGESGTGKDLIAKAIHYQSRRQNKPFIAINCSAIPETLMEAELFGHERGAFTDAKAMKRGLFEVADGGTLFLDEIGELSPLLQAKLLRVLEDQLVRRVGGVRDVQVDVRVIAASNRDLEKAVQDGEFRQDLYYRLAIISVFLPPLRDRKEDILPLVEFFMKRYNRKFRKEIKGVTEETSKLLHKHDWPGNVRELKNAIERAMILEEEEMLHPDYLPFAVGKRAASGMTAFEASSTGNGSRELGNGRALPKLSIPDGGTSLEEVERAFVEMALTQANGNQTQAAKLLDISRDALRYKLKKFNLGHGDEIDE; translated from the coding sequence ATGCCTGCCGAAAAAGTGCTGATTGTAGATGACGAAAAGCTGGTCCGCTGGACCCTGCGTCAAAAGTGCCAAGAGTGGGGCTACCAGGTACTGGAAGCGGAGACCGGCACGGCGGGACTGCGCCTGATTCACTCCGAGTCGCCGGATCTTGTTTTGCTCGACGTCCGATTGCCGGACATCAATGGTTTACAGGTTCTGGAGCAGCTGAAGCAGAACGGCGAAATGCCGCGCGCAGTCATCATGATCACCGCCGACGCACGCGTTGATGACGTCAAATCCGCGATTAAGCTCGGGGCTTACGATTTCGTGGAAAAAGCGCCGGATTTCCACGACGCGCTGGAAGTGACGATTAAGAACGCACTGGAAGCGACGCGGCTTCGGAGCGAGGTCGAGTCGCTGCGTGGCGAAGTGCGGAGGCGCTCGGGATTCCACGATGTCATCGGCACCTCCGGCAAGATGACGGAATTGATGAGTTTCGTCCGCAAGATCGCGGTGAGCGAAGCGACGACGATCCTTATCCAGGGCGAAAGCGGAACCGGCAAGGACCTGATCGCGAAAGCCATTCACTACCAGAGCCGCCGCCAGAACAAACCGTTCATCGCGATCAACTGCTCGGCCATCCCGGAAACCCTGATGGAAGCCGAGTTGTTCGGGCATGAGCGCGGAGCCTTCACCGATGCCAAGGCAATGAAGCGCGGATTGTTTGAGGTCGCCGATGGCGGAACGTTGTTCCTCGACGAAATCGGCGAACTTTCGCCGCTGCTGCAAGCCAAGTTACTGCGCGTGCTGGAAGATCAACTGGTGCGGCGGGTCGGCGGGGTCCGCGACGTGCAGGTAGATGTTCGCGTGATTGCGGCGTCGAATCGTGATCTCGAAAAAGCTGTGCAGGATGGCGAGTTCCGGCAGGACCTTTATTACCGCCTGGCAATCATCTCGGTTTTCCTGCCGCCGCTGCGCGACCGCAAGGAAGACATTCTGCCGCTGGTCGAGTTCTTCATGAAGCGTTACAACCGGAAGTTCCGCAAAGAGATCAAGGGCGTAACGGAAGAAACCAGCAAGCTTCTCCACAAGCACGACTGGCCCGGCAACGTTCGAGAATTGAAGAACGCCATCGAGCGCGCCATGATCCTTGAGGAAGAAGAGATGCTGCACCCGGATTACCTTCCATTCGCTGTCGGAAAACGCGCGGCAAGCGGGATGACGGCATTTGAGGCAAGTTCGACCGGAAACGGCTCGCGAGAGTTGGGGAACGGTCGTGCGCTGCCGAAACTCAGCATTCCCGACGGCGGCACCTCGTTGGAAGAGGTAGAACGCGCCTTCGTGGAAATGGCGCTGACGCAGGCTAATGGAAACCAGACGCAGGCCGCAAAGCTGCTCGACATCAGCCGCGACGCGCTGCGATACAAGCTGAAAAAGTTCAACTTAGGGCATGGCGACGAAATAGACGAGTAG
- a CDS encoding ATP-binding protein gives MSRVRLNWQMKAVLPVAAVLVNGLLLFVLVTLSQENTQRNTVLVIATAGAVAICAVMIMVLAVVVHRPMTELQEKIERVREGDLTVSVNFADRNDEIGDLGKDFNDMVRQLRESREEIQRLHRTQISRAEHLATLGELAAGLAHEIRNPLAGIAGVMDVIGRDLPKESPARSVLKDVRSEVVHINRIVSELLEIARPKQPEFRRADLNATAEHAVMFARDHAASRGVEIELTKDMEGIEIEHDAGQIHQVLLNLLLNGVQACDQGGKVVLQVAHTEDSVQLTVVDTGKGIPPEIIGNIFRPFFTTKGNGTGLGLSLARRMVEGHGGRLEVSSWVGKGSRFVVSLPKERPQTVGA, from the coding sequence GTGAGCCGGGTTCGACTGAACTGGCAAATGAAGGCCGTACTGCCGGTCGCGGCAGTGCTAGTGAATGGCCTCCTGCTGTTTGTGCTGGTCACGCTCTCGCAGGAGAACACGCAACGCAACACGGTGCTGGTGATTGCCACAGCGGGCGCGGTGGCGATCTGTGCCGTGATGATCATGGTGCTGGCAGTCGTGGTTCACCGGCCCATGACCGAGTTGCAGGAGAAGATCGAACGGGTCCGCGAAGGCGATCTGACCGTCTCTGTGAATTTTGCGGACCGCAATGATGAGATTGGTGACCTGGGCAAAGACTTCAACGACATGGTACGGCAGCTTCGGGAAAGCCGCGAGGAGATCCAGCGACTGCACCGCACGCAGATATCACGCGCCGAGCACCTGGCTACACTTGGTGAATTGGCGGCGGGACTGGCGCATGAAATTCGCAATCCGCTGGCCGGCATCGCCGGCGTGATGGATGTGATTGGTCGCGACCTGCCGAAGGAGAGCCCCGCCCGTTCGGTGCTGAAGGATGTGCGAAGCGAGGTAGTGCACATCAATCGGATCGTCTCCGAACTGTTGGAGATCGCAAGGCCTAAGCAACCGGAATTTCGCAGGGCCGACTTGAACGCCACCGCCGAGCACGCGGTAATGTTTGCGAGGGACCATGCGGCTTCCCGAGGCGTCGAAATCGAGTTGACGAAGGATATGGAGGGAATCGAGATCGAGCATGACGCCGGACAGATTCACCAGGTTCTGTTGAACCTACTGCTGAACGGCGTTCAGGCGTGCGATCAAGGTGGCAAGGTTGTACTCCAGGTGGCGCACACCGAAGATTCCGTTCAGTTGACGGTAGTGGATACTGGAAAGGGAATCCCGCCGGAGATCATCGGGAATATCTTCCGGCCGTTCTTTACTACAAAAGGGAATGGAACAGGATTGGGTTTGTCGCTGGCGCGGCGAATGGTAGAGGGCCATGGTGGCCGGCTGGAGGTTTCCAGTTGGGTTGGGAAAGGCAGCCGGTTCGTTGTGTCGCTGCCCAAAGAGCGCCCGCAAACGGTTGGGGCGTAG
- the ccsA gene encoding cytochrome c biogenesis protein CcsA, with protein sequence MSRAKAQQQPAAAGGMFLVLVALGMAFLLFTAFLNVIKAKAGAPLANESNMLYMALVFYAGAGALYMGYGVTGIERYVSYASFATLLGFLANTAAAAHRWYIAGRPPFSNMYEMLLSFVWTLALLTLVAERFYKVKIIGSVTMPLAVVSVILMQLMPSEVRPLVPALQSTWLHVHVTLAMLAYAACAVSFALSMMFLIQDKMKTETFQALTAAGMVAVYSSMMLRFNNGGFNVIAWDPAAKEEVFVAQNVRLFVTIPALGGLFVLVLLSALVPLVLYAIARINKDESFDGWANRFMFITIVLQIIGVIILAIRMRGGEYPSASPDMPGMFPTALPASPFILSGIVGGIFAGLLYLLLLWRRSGLESMLPSTENLDRLTYRTVAIAFPLLTAMIATGAYWANQTWGSYWSWDPKETWAAITWLVYAGYLHMRITRGWRGRRAAYFAIFGFIVVIFTFFGVTYLLPSIHGYATM encoded by the coding sequence ATGTCGAGAGCAAAGGCACAACAGCAACCTGCGGCAGCCGGAGGAATGTTCCTGGTGCTGGTAGCGCTGGGAATGGCGTTCCTGCTGTTTACCGCATTCTTAAATGTCATAAAGGCAAAGGCCGGGGCTCCGCTGGCCAACGAGAGCAATATGCTGTACATGGCGCTGGTGTTCTACGCGGGCGCCGGCGCGCTCTACATGGGATACGGCGTCACCGGGATCGAGCGGTATGTAAGTTACGCATCTTTCGCCACGCTGCTTGGGTTCCTGGCGAACACGGCAGCCGCGGCGCATCGCTGGTACATCGCCGGACGACCACCGTTCTCCAACATGTACGAAATGTTGTTGAGCTTCGTCTGGACGCTGGCGCTACTGACGCTGGTTGCCGAGCGGTTCTACAAGGTCAAGATCATCGGCAGCGTGACCATGCCCTTGGCGGTGGTCAGCGTCATCCTGATGCAATTGATGCCGTCGGAAGTTCGCCCGCTGGTTCCGGCGTTGCAATCGACCTGGCTGCACGTCCACGTCACGCTGGCGATGCTGGCTTACGCTGCCTGTGCCGTGAGCTTTGCGCTCTCGATGATGTTCCTGATACAGGACAAAATGAAGACCGAGACATTCCAGGCGCTGACCGCTGCTGGAATGGTCGCGGTGTACAGCTCGATGATGCTCCGCTTCAACAATGGCGGATTTAATGTCATCGCGTGGGACCCAGCGGCGAAGGAAGAGGTTTTCGTAGCGCAGAATGTGCGCCTGTTCGTCACGATCCCGGCATTAGGCGGATTGTTCGTGCTTGTGTTGCTCTCGGCACTGGTACCGCTGGTGCTGTACGCGATTGCCCGGATTAACAAAGACGAGTCTTTTGATGGCTGGGCGAACCGGTTTATGTTCATCACCATTGTCCTGCAGATCATCGGCGTAATCATCCTGGCGATCCGCATGCGCGGGGGAGAGTATCCCTCGGCTTCGCCAGACATGCCCGGGATGTTCCCGACGGCGCTGCCGGCAAGCCCGTTCATTCTCTCGGGTATCGTCGGTGGAATTTTCGCCGGACTACTGTACCTGCTCCTGCTATGGCGCCGCAGCGGTCTCGAATCGATGCTCCCCTCCACCGAAAACCTCGATCGGCTGACCTATCGCACGGTAGCCATTGCGTTCCCGCTGCTGACCGCGATGATAGCCACCGGCGCCTACTGGGCCAACCAGACGTGGGGTTCGTACTGGAGCTGGGATCCAAAGGAAACCTGGGCCGCGATCACATGGCTGGTTTATGCCGGGTACCTGCACATGCGAATCACCCGCGGTTGGCGTGGGCGTCGCGCGGCGTACTTCGCAATCTTCGGGTTCATCGTTGTGATCTTCACATTTTTCGGAGTGACCTACCTGTTACCGAGTATTCACGGCTACGCAACGATGTGA